The Chaetodon auriga isolate fChaAug3 chromosome 2, fChaAug3.hap1, whole genome shotgun sequence genome segment TGCTGAGCTGGGAATAACTTGACCTTGACTCTTGATTTACACATGAGAATCTACTGTCGTCGGTATGACTTGTCGCTTGTGACATGGGATGTTAAGACTATGGTTTAACTCATAAAGTGGTTTCGGTGGTTGGGAACTGCAACCAAGCGATTAGTCTGACTGCAAATGAGCCTTAATGTACAACAGATTTCAAAGGCAGTCGTGGAAGGGAAGTGGTTGGACTAAATGGAAAGGGTGAAAGTAAAGTGCTACAAGAATCTGGGAACATGTTGGGGAAAGTGCTGTGAAATTTGTAACTGTCGGGGGGTTTTATTAACGTAAGCATTGTTTCAGACTGAATGAGAGATGGATgcctgtgtttctctgcctttttttcaCCTTTGATCAGCTGATAAACTGGTGTCTTTGGCCTGCTGTCTAAAAGTGATTagaaattgaaaaaataaaatacaaccCAGTCGGACCGGAGCGAcagttttaataaataaaatatgaatcgAGATTTTACTCTTCGccacatttctcctctttcctgacAGCTTTGTCATGTGACTCGCCGTGACCCACATAGAAAAGGTCATTCAGTCAGAGTGTGCATGAAATACGAGCACAGTTCAGTGAATCTGGAGTTGACGAGCAGCCCTGGGCATCCTAATGAGATCAAAAGATTACATTAGCACGTCAGATATGATCTCTTAAAATAAGAGAAGTGTGtgagtttcttctcttttttttttcaataaagaAGACGAAGGTAACAGGTAAGCTGAACAAGTCCACGCTCGCCTCTTTTTCCCAGCTTTATTAGGTGTGTCAGAGGTGAATTACTCATGCTGTCTCACAGttgagaggaaaatgtttgaCCAGTTACTATGTTGCttgtgttttgaaaaacacaGGATAAAGAATGACACATGTTAAACAGGTGCATTGTGgtctgactgaaaacattttatagcTATTTATCACAGGTACaggtatttgtgtttttccacccAACTTCTTTACTTATATACCTAGTTTACCTTGACTGATACCTAATTTGGAAATGCTCATAGACCTGAGATTGGACAGCTTAGACGCTCGAACCcaacacacatgctcagagCAGACCTCCTCCACTGACAGTGTAGGTGAGGAAAGTGAATGTTACATGTGTGTTTAATAGCTCACGGCTGCCAAAACAAAAAGCCCTGCCACTGCCCTGACACTCTGACAGAGCGACGgcatgaaagagagagagagagagaagtggacGGGGTGAACAACCTCTAatcaaagccacacacacacacacacacacacacacacacacacacacacacacacactgggaggTGTTGTCTCAAATGTGCCCgtcaaaaacactcaaaatcctgctcctcttcccccCTCCAAAAGCCGCCACCAAtacctctccctccttttctaccacctcctcctcccattaTCTGTTCTCTCTGGCCCAAGCGTACAAGCTAACATGAGTAACTGAAGGCAGTTAAAGTCAACCGCTGTGCTGAGCCACCAGGTTGACAGGTCTGGTTGAACAGGTTCTGAGGGGAGAGGCTGATACTTGTTTAACTGCTAGGTATGGCaggctcctgctgctgctgctgctgctgctgctgctgctgctgctgctgctgctgccaccgcctTTCTTAACATGGAGCCTGGCCTTTGTGAAACTTTGGTTTCACCTACTGACCTCCAAAGCAGGACGTATGGCTAATGCAGCACACATGAGGAGCAATGACAGTCAATATATTATTGTGGATCACAAATAAACTCATAAATCCAGCTGTGCGTCCCTCGGAAAGGCGCTGGCCTGGTGCTACTATGGCTCATACACTCACTGTAAGCTCCcgaaacacataaacagacagaccACATGAATCAGCAAGGACTGGCTGGGCAAGTGATGATTAAGCAACCTTGCGCCACATGCAAATCCCATCTGCAGTTCTGCACCACTTTTTTTGTTCTCACAGACATCAAAGGGATTGTCATCTGCGGCGTGAAACCTCCAGCACCGCATTTCCACAGATGAACGACGCGTCGGAGCTGTTGACACTCTCTGTGGAGGCACACCTGTCACAAGCACAGGAACCAGAGAAGAAAGGGCAAATATGAGCAGATACGGCGAGCTCGGGAAGACAGGGTGTTCAGGGATGGGCTCTGAGAACAAGCTCTTCACTATGTGTCAATAGTTCTCTAAGTTAAAACATAAACAAGCCATTTGTctgctctcagctgtgtgtctttgttcatcACATGATGTACTTTTGAGGTCTCTGCCCTCGCTGAGCCACACAGCCTATTTGTGAAGCTAAGTGAGAGCAGATAATGATGGCTACTGTTCCCATTAGTTTGGGgacttttctttgctgtttattAATAGAAAAATCTTCCAACACATGACTTAACCATCGACTGTGAAATACTGCTGAAAAGGAGGCTACAGAACAACGGTGcacaaaaacaagtgtgtgtgtgtgtgtgtgtgtgtgtgtgtgtgtgtgtgtgtggcctaaGCAACATCACTGATTCACTGAATCAGGCACGAgtctttcactttatttttttttatttttcctgaaactttaaaacagttttgttttaaaCATATTCTCAAAAAAGTATATCATGCCCACTTCCTAACCTCTACTTGATAAAAAACTAACCCATTTATAAAAGTTTAACACATCATCATAAAAAGTGAAACCATACACCAGAGCGATACCATTATTTACACTAGCCCATTAAATTACAACATAAATTAGAAAATATTTACATCCAGGACAAGACACTGGATAAAATTCTATGTTGGAATGGAATTTAATGtctaattaaaaacatttgtaaagaaagaaatatatacatttacacacattctCACGACTTACATACACTCTGGCGGAATGGAACCGGCTGGTAGGTTGATGGTAACTCAGGGTTTTTAAATACTGAGAATGATGAATACCGAACATGGTCACAAGAGTAACGCGTTCTCACTGCCAGGTTTAAAAGATAGAGTAACAATGGAAGCATTGCTACGCCTGTAATCCACATGAACACTGAAGAGGCTTCAAAGTCTCTGGTTTCTGACCgaacacagactgacaaaccAAAAATCGTCTTTTCTCATTCAGGCCTACATAAGATTCAAATCATCTCTCATGAACAAAGCACAATAACACTGGAGCCATTTTGAAGTGGTTGTACAAATCaagcacaagaagaaaaaaaatgaagtggattttcttctctctctttctcatctaaaaaaaaaaaaaaaaaaaaaaaaaaaattgtccttTGCAAGTCCATTGAGACACAGGAAATCAGTGGATTTGCCTCCAGACAGagcggggtgggggtggagggggcggGGGCTGAGAGGAATTCACAGCCACAGCAACTCATCTTGAAATGATGTCCActagggagaaaaaaaacagtctgcactttgttcttttcctcctcttgtcaACAGAGTGCAGGTCTCATGGTTGGAGCCTCAGCACATTGGCAACTGTATGGAACTGCATAGTGGTTAGTGTGATTTGGTGTGTATTACGCCCACACACGACGGGCTCCCACCGGGGCTGGTACACGCGCCTTCACCATTGGTGCCAACACAGACTGATTTGCAGCCAGCTGTGACAAGTTCATCAATTTCTCATGAAATACGCTATAAATTCAACAGTGcgagtacacacacatacacacactcacgtacAAAGTCAGctctcaaaatgacaatacTTATCAATCgatattgattttaaaaaagtccaaaaaaggGCAGACAGGGCAGCAAGATTAAGGGACTCAGGGGTTCTCAGGTTCGTGAGGATTCTCCTTTGAGCTCTCATTTCCTGTGCTTGTCCATTTTGTCGGCAGATTTGCTTCCACTGTCTGAGGAACCCTGGGTGTCGCTACCAGAGCTCAGGTACATCTTGTCCACTTGTTTGAGCGCCTCGTTCAGGTAGTTCTGAAGTGAGGTCATGGCGGCGCAGATGGCCGGAGAGCCGAAGCCGTGAGTGATGAGGCTGAAGTGGGTCAAGCAGCCTTGGATTCCAGGCTCTATGATGGGGGCCGGCCGAGAGTTTCCCAGAGGTGAGCGGTCCTGAGTGAGCAGGTCAGTGAACTCCTTGCAGATTTGCCTGAAGGTAGGAAACGAGGGTGGTTTAGGACGAGGGAAAATACTTAAATTGACTACATTTACTGATTCGTTCTGATCTGAGAACAAAGTCTGAAGGAAATTCAATCCGTAAAATCCTCCAGTAATCAATGAATACTACAAAAAGCTCCAGATATGTCAGCTTGCTACATCCTACTTTGCTAGAGGGGTTTTTCTATAAAAATTAAAGGCAACCATCCAAAAAAAGACACTTACTTGGCAGCGAGGAGCATGTTCTTGCGAGAGTTAACCTCATTGCGTTCCACATGCGCCCTGCCCAGGTATTCAGCAATTGCCTTCGCAGGGaactctgtctcacacacataacCGAAGTCTCTTGCTAAATGCACAGCTTCACctaagagaagaagaagaaaacagacccTATGAGAGAAAAGTCACCTCTAAACCCAAGTCAGACACTCAAAGCAAGGCTGCATATTTAtgaaaatatagatttttttccaCGGACAGTATCACTGCATGTCCACTGACACACTGGGCAAAGATCAAATGGTAAGTTGGCCGGCCTCAGCAAATTATCAATTTAGAGCATAATATTAGCCTGATCCACACAAGCATCAAGGCGCATGAAGTGAAGCAGTTGAACTACAGAATAATCAGTTGAGCTCAGTCCTCTAGCTTGAGGGAACAAGAGCTAGTGAGATGAATATATTTCCGTCTTGAGGGTGGTTTGACTTGCATGGTCATAATGGGCTTATGTGGATAAATGCTAGCAGAGAGTGCCCACGGCACCAACAGCACCGCTTATTGATAGATACACACATGACTTGAGGATACGGACAGCTATTCAGAAGCACAAGCTTTAAGGTCAGCAGGCCCTCCTGGCGAGCCGAACACAAGATAACAAGGCTTAATTCAGCTTTGAAGGTCTCTAAATAACACAAGCCTGGAGTCATTCTCCTGCACAGAATCATCATCCCGTTTCTAAAAATTAGGCGTgtaagagagcaagagaggaaaaaatattCTACCTTAGCCTGCAGGCAGGTAGATGTGATTAAAGTGATAGCATGTTCACGGTGAAGCGTCACTGTCTGGCTAAGGTATGACTGATGTTGTTTTAATATTGGAGGCACTGCAAAAAGGAAGGTGAAGGTGTCGTCATCATTGCTATGTAACGCCCTGATATGAAGTAGATCTGCGGCCATGTTAAATATCAAACAATGCGCAGGTTAGAGTACAGTGTAATGCAAAATAATACAATCGTAACAGTGGTAGTTTCGGTGCTGGAGGATTATATCAGGTCTTGCATCAGGTCTGCAGCAGCTCGCATTCAAACATCAGCTCAGCCGCTCTTACGTGGTCTAAATATACAGAATCACCAGGGAACAAAAGGACTGCAACTGAAAGCCGGGCGAATGAAAGAGTTCCTCAAGAAAGCAAACTCTGCGGCCTTCACTGTGTCTTCATATAATGGAATATTTCAACAATGAATGGTGTTTggagaacacacacgcacacacacacactatgtgaatgagactgacacacactcacactttcaGAGCGACATTCCAGCCGTCGCAAACAGCAATTACACCCGAGAAGCTGCTGTGCGCCACTGAGTGACATGTCATACCTTCGACAAGTGAGGTAAGTAGAGTGACATTTGCTGCCTTCCTTCTTCCTGCAGGCAGGTTGAGCCCAATCTTATCCAGCTTTTCTCTCAGAGAGCGGCCTCCATTTTTTGATTTGGCCCTGCAGAAGGAGAGTAAAATACAATTTTTCAAAATGCATATCAAGCCTACAGTTGCGAAGTATTTCAGACAGATAACACAAGATTACAAGCACTTTCACACACTGTGCTAAGGAGTGTGGAAAATAATAATCTCCACACACATCATGAATATTTTCCCTCATTTAGTATCTTCTTAAGGCCATTTAATCCAAACATTAAAAGCAATAAACAGATGTCTGATTACAGCGACTGCTTCAGATGTAAACTGTCAGAGGAGAGCCGACACTCACTCCGGCAGAGGCTCTCATTGTGAACTCTTGATAacaaataaatcacacaaaCTGACCTAAAAAGCACTGACACAAATGATGCTTCCACTCAAAAAGCATAGCACACACACGTTTGCAGAAACGCTTTAACTCCCCACTTGCCATAGCCGATTCAGGTTTCCACATGACTGGCGGGGcaacctctccctctccatggCGGGTGCATCTTTCGGGAGGCAACTGTGTATGAGCGCCCCCACCCCTTCatccccgcccccccccccccccccccgtccctcTGCTAACGATCCCCCTCCTATTGCTATATGACCTACATAAAAGTGTGAttgcgcgtatgtgtgtgtgtgcatgtcagcatTAACACAGGCACATGGGAAGTGGCAAACGTGCACTCCAAGCACAAAACGCTCCAGCCAGGGTTGTTGGGTACGCACCGTAACCTCACGATCCCTCGACAGACTGCCACACTAACATACGTGCCATAAGGTCAACTGCTCTGCCACAGATAAAGCTACCCATGCTGCAACccctgacaaacacaaaaacacacccacgGAGTCTTCAGATTGGTACTAACTGTGTTGATGTAACCTATCCCCAGAGGAAGCACAGAACCAAAATTGCAGACCACACAAAGAATGTCACGAACCTTACGCAAAAAAACTGATGAGCCAGACCAACTGAGCCAAGCTGTGCTTTTAGAAAAGCCTTTCCCATGGGCTGCTGAGCTTTAGTCTACAGATCACTTGAGCTGGAACTCCTCAGTGTGATGATTATTCATATCTGAGACAATCAGACAACCTCGTCAACAGCTTGCAGAGATCTTAATAAAAACGGatgtaaaaattaaaaaaaaggatgttGCGGTTAGCTACCCTCATTTTTTATGAATCTGTGCTACTGTGTCCCTGTGCTACGCTTTGGAGTtttacaaacaacaacaaggaaACAGCATTAACTCCGGCCTGCTGTCACATTGAATGAATTGAGCTCTGACCTGCGTAAAACCCCTCCCAGGAGCGAGGCGTTCAGGCACTCAGGGGGTGACAGACGTCTCTGGACCTCAGCCACGGTAACCTTGTACTTGGATGTGGAGCTCAGCAAGGAAAGACGGCCCGGTACGGAGCAGAATACCTCTGTTGGGTTTGATACCATGCCCAGCAGGGACTCTTTCTGGAAGGGAAGACCCAGCGCGTTGCCTTTAGGTAGAGTGACAGGCCCTGGAGGGTGAGGAGAAAAAGATGTGGGTAAGCTGAAGAGTGAAGaactacaaaagaaaacaaaaatctttcTGGTTTTGCAATAGATTTTGTTTATGTATACACTTTTCCTGTGTATGCACATAAGCTCTAATCATCATAATCCCTTCTGTGCAACAGGgaatctgtgttttcttgtacGTAATCACAAGGAAGAGTGTGTATGCTGCTCTGCAAGACTGAGAAAACCAGTGTTTGCTGCAGGAAAGACTTTCGAAACATTGTGTGGCTTTCCAAACATTGAATGCCTGATGGTTAAACAGCTAAAATGCCCTCATGCCAAACACCATCCACAAACaggtacacacatacagactgcCCCTCATCTAAGCCACAGATACACCTCAGCACTGTTTATTATTTGGCCTCACAGGCTCTGGGTATTCTGGACACTGTGTATGTTTTATGCTGGTTCTGTAGTTAAACGAAATTTTGAACCCCCCACAACAGCACTGACAGGCATcggacaaacaaaacagtacAGCACACTACAAAAAATAGCTCGCTTCATCCTCACCCGCAAGAACGCCCCCCTGATAATAAGTCCTCTGTAAGCGATCAAGGTTCCTGCCACCTCGTAGTCCTAATACTGAGACAGAAATCACAGAGTCACATGAGTACTTAAAGGCTCCTCTGGGGCACATGGCTGGGAATGACATGCCATTGTTTACAAGTGGAAAACCTAGATTGCCCATAGTGTGCCCTTGAGCATGGGAACAATATAATGAGCCATCGCTGACTTCCGTAACAAATGCAGACTCTTTGGTTCGCTGAGCTGTGCGAACGGCTTTCTGTTTGTGGCTATGCATCGCAATATCATAACACCTTTTTGCGATTAAGCTTTTGAAGAAAAAAGGCCGTTTTCACTGTAAAGTACCACATAAATGTCTTTGAATAAACCAAACTGCTGTGATATTGGTCAGGCATGATAATGAGAAACTACAACACAAGGGTTCCATTTtgaaacaaaaagggaaaaccTGTCTTTATGTGATTAAATATATCATAGTTTCAGAGATTTTTGCTGAAtctatctatcaatctatctGTTTGCCTGCGTATGGTTTGAATAACGCAGAAAGCTAAGCCATAGAATAATGTTGCTCAAGCTGATCTTCCTCTGACTCAAAGTCTGTTTAATGGAGCCCTGATGACAAAACAGCAGGAATAAGTTCCCCTTCAAAACAGTTCATGTCCCAACAAATTACTAAACTGTCCTTCACATGCAAGCCTAATGCCACACCCCGCCAAAAGCTGGTTCTGCAGAGCCAAACACTGCTTCGAGATCAACGCGTAATTTCCTGTTAAAGTGAACAGAAGAGAGCTGCAATTGCAAGCTTAACCAGCCTAAAGGTGATCCAAagctttcctcttctctcacaGTCAACACCGAGGTTGTGAGATTGCCCAATTTTCATGTCTTGTCAATAGCCTGTCGTTTTTTGAAAGGGATCAGTTCTTTCCCACTGGGCATCCATTCAAACACCTTCGCCAACAGAATAGGCTATGGATCATATCAAGCTTAGATAAGTGCATCTCATGGCTACGAGGATTATCAGTGTATGCAGTGCAAGTACAAATACAAGACTCCTCCTTTGCTGTACTCTCACACTGAGTGCCCTGACATGCCACTATAGAAGTAATTGTTATGACAATTCCAAGTAtgagtgagagagtgaaaaaaaaaaaaaaaaaatacagcccTTACGGTAAATTTCCAGCCCTTGCCAGTAATTACTGCATCTTTATTTGGTTGTACAAAGGCACATGTACCCCAGGCAGCGTtttccaaaactttttttttcccctcgtcAAATTAACAGAGCTGTGCTTCTCTGCCACTAAACGTCAGATTAGTCCTGTAGCAAACTCACCTTTTTTGATGACTGTCTGATCTGCCATAATAATACTGTGGTCATCTAcatgctgataaaaaaaaaaaaagaagagaagcagcGATAAGCCATCATTGTTAACAAAACAGCAATGTTAAAGCCATAGCAAGCTGGAACTAATTTCTGTCAAAATATGCAGTCTGTCTGGATGACTCTTTCTCCCTTTTGCTTCCTTCAtgcaaaacaaggaaaaatatTAAGGGCTATTTCAATATGGAAATGAGATGTTTAATGACCTTTGGTTGGTTTAATCTCCTGTGTGATCAACACAATCCTCCTATTTGATATACAATAAGATACTGACAATAATTcgctttgttttctgctttaaagGCATCCAAAAATGCGTTATGGCATTTGgctgtctgtgtcagtgagtgtatacacgcacgcacacgcagaaAACTTCCACGCTTAAGTGCCATTTCAAGCATTCATGTCAGTCAGATCCACTCACTTGAACGTCCTCTAGTCCGTGGCCCATGTCGTGCATCCCCATGTTATCGCCAATAACCGACGCCTCTATGCCGTGCGCgtgtggaggcagcagctccGGCCGGCGGAACCCTTCCCTCCTCACCCCGGACGAGCCTCCTTCCAGGCCCAGGATCTGACTCGCCAGGCCGCTCCTCCCGTGCGCGCCGAGCCCGTCCTGGCCCTGTCGGCCGGGccatggctgctgctggttcGACGACGGCGACTGGTGTATGGAGTTGATGTTGAAAGGGTCGCCGAGGTGGGAGTAGGGGTCGCTGGACTGCGGGTAGGAGATGGGCTGGTAGGGAGGAGGGAAGTACGGGGGCTGGAAGTCCGAACTGGCCGagtgtgagagggagggagacgggCTGTAGAGGTGCTGGCTGACCGCTGGCAGGTGAGGCAGCCGCGGGTTCCCATTGCTGTTGCCATCGTGCCTTTCCTGGGGGACGGAAGAGACAGGGCAGCTGTGAGAGATGACAACAAGATGGCAGGTAGTGGTGACATGTGTCCCCCTCCCCTCAAGGGAATCAAGTGTCTGTTACCCACTGCCATGATGTCCACTGAAGGTAGTGTCTTAGAGAAGGGCGTTTAGACCTTCACTTTAATATTTACGGAcattttattcttcttctttaacGTGGTGAAGAAAGTTCACTTACTGATTAAATTAAACTGGTCATTGAAATCATATTAAAATGTTGTCACGTGTTTGTTATGACCCGAATTAATGCTTAAGGCCCGTCATTCTTTGGAATAAAATGGGAATAAAAAGCTGCTcgttattattataattattattctTGTGTCTATTTCTGTTTATGTTGCTGCTATTGTAGAAATAATTATTCTGCATGTATTCTGAAATCTGCGTCTTGCTTTTACAGTTGTAGGCGtctttcaactttttttttttttaacttgactTTTGAGgggtttttggtgttttttttctgtcctgttgtcGCCTGTTATGTATTACTGGCCGATTAGGATTTccatttcatcttcatctttacCGTTAGCACATACGATAAAAATCAACCCACCGTCACTCTTGTCGCTGAATGTCAAACTTTTGTTACTTAATGAAAAggcacttttccttttttttttttttttttttttttgggatcGAAACTCACCTCACAGTCATCCTCATATTTCACGTTGTCGGCTAATTTCCACAACATtgtgacagagaaaaatgcTCTCCGTTAccccgaaaaaaaaaaaagaatagaacagaagaaaaagaaagatgattGTCGTCTGCGAGTTAATCCAGGTAAGAAAAAATGAAGAGCTTCCTGGTGGTGATCATGAACCCCGCTTGCTCTCCGGCTGCGGCGACAGGGCGAAGTTGCGGGTGAAGGCTGAAGGGGCgaactgaccgactgactgactctCCAGCCGCAGATATGAGCCTCCACAGCCGCGATGAGACAAAATGATCGATGCCAAACGATATTTCCCCCCTCTCCGGTCAGTGTGCTCTGTGGCTGTGATGTGGAAGTGGGCGAAAACGGTGCTTATAAGAAACTTGACTCCCTCTGATGGACAAGACAGCGATGTTCACTCTTCGCTACATGAGTTCTGTACTATATCTGCACAGGCGCTCCGAGGGGGCGTCACCCTGCCCGTTGATGTCagtgaaaagggaaaatgaaaatattgctGATTGGCGGGACAACGGTCCAATCAGACTTCTGCCCTCATGGGCAGTGTCAGACATTTAAACCCGGTGACTTTACTGGAGCGCGCTTTCCGCGGCTCGCAGTGGGTGAAGTCTCTCAGTACGctccttgtttgtgtttgtttatatcTGAAGACAGCTTTTAAATGTGTAAAGAGACAGTTATACTCTGTTTCAGAAGCAGGCCTACATCCCTTACAGACACACTAACAAAGAAATTCAAAGGTTTCGTTGTGGAAATATCCCCCCAGATATTTAGCgtatgatttattttgacttcttGCTTCGTAAAGatgttattttagtttttattagtattattattatttttatttatttatttttttcttcttaagaCTTCATGTCAGAACGTTGCAGTGGCGGGTTGCTAGGTTACTGAGTAACACATGGTGACGTTATGACGCTCAGTGGAATGCCTCCCGGCCAATCACGTTGTTCGGTTCGAGATGTTCTAGAATGTTGAGGGTGTTCTGAACAACTGATTAGAAGAGGGGCAACATGTTTTGTTATTATGAtagaaaataatacatttgttTCTCTGAGCGGTGGttctaagttttttttttttttttaatgtaaattgGTTAATGAAATctattaatttcattattgcTATTAAATTCAGGATATACCAATATAAATAATCattcacattttgcatttttttcaagttttttttaatcacagtaCACCTAATCAGGCCAAGTCGCCTATTCATTAGATaataattgttgtttttgaataataactatattaataataaatgattattgttgttgttattttcagtggtggCTTCACATTTACTGTTATCACAAATATAGCAGAATAAAAAGCCAACTGTATCCTCCTTAAGCATGCCCATTTAACTTGACTCAATTCTTGCCCTCAAAATGACTGTGGTTCACTTTTTTTGATCAGAAAATCAGCAAGATATTGCAGCTCTCCGGTTTAAATGCCTAAATAGAATAATAGGCATTCAAATGAACCCATGACATTTTAATGTCGGTGTTTCACGGTGGTGGTTAAGTGCTTGTTTCAAACCGCAATGAGCCCGAGGGTTTAGCAGTCATCGTTCTCTCAAAAACCTCTAAGCTCGAAGGATCTCAACAAACAACTCTTTCTTaacttcatttacatttttggtGGAGCTTTGCGATGTCCAAAACAAGGCTGCTTTGAAGCTTTGATATGCATCAAAGTGAGCACAAAAGACTTGTTTCTCCCGTTTCTTAATTATAACGACCCAACTGTCCATTATATGTATTTTATCTTTGCCTTTAGACCTTCTAAATTATCTTTCTTCAACAGAACATAGTGTCCGTAACTTGGAGGCTTTTCATTAATTGGTTTTGTATCACTTGACAAGTACTAAAATGTCAGATTATAATTTGTGAGATTATTGGACAGACCTTTGTCTTTCTGGGTAACAGCCTGTGGCGTCCGTCCACCCACGCTGCGATGATCGGCTGTCCATGGGAACAACAGGACGTGGGCGATTGAGGATTATCTGTTTTGGTCCTTGGCTTGTTGTGATGCGACGCAGAAGTGAAATGCGCGCAGATTAAATGTTACTTTACGTTGGAGGAGACACGGAACAGACCTAAAGGACGTT includes the following:
- the tfap2c gene encoding transcription factor AP-2 gamma isoform X1 — its product is MLWKLADNVKYEDDCEERHDGNSNGNPRLPHLPAVSQHLYSPSPSLSHSASSDFQPPYFPPPYQPISYPQSSDPYSHLGDPFNINSIHQSPSSNQQQPWPGRQGQDGLGAHGRSGLASQILGLEGGSSGVRREGFRRPELLPPHAHGIEASVIGDNMGMHDMGHGLEDVQHVDDHSIIMADQTVIKKVLGLRGGRNLDRLQRTYYQGGVLAGPVTLPKGNALGLPFQKESLLGMVSNPTEVFCSVPGRLSLLSSTSKYKVTVAEVQRRLSPPECLNASLLGGVLRRAKSKNGGRSLREKLDKIGLNLPAGRRKAANVTLLTSLVEGEAVHLARDFGYVCETEFPAKAIAEYLGRAHVERNEVNSRKNMLLAAKQICKEFTDLLTQDRSPLGNSRPAPIIEPGIQGCLTHFSLITHGFGSPAICAAMTSLQNYLNEALKQVDKMYLSSGSDTQGSSDSGSKSADKMDKHRK
- the tfap2c gene encoding transcription factor AP-2 gamma isoform X2, which codes for MLWKLADNVKYEDDCEERHDGNSNGNPRLPHLPAVSQHLYSPSPSLSHSASSDFQPPYFPPPYQPISYPQSSDPYSHLGDPFNINSIHQSPSSNQQQPWPGRQGQDGLGAHGRSGLASQILGLEGGSSGVRREGFRRPELLPPHAHGIEASVIGDNMGMHDMGHGLEDVQHVDDHSIIMADQTVIKKGPVTLPKGNALGLPFQKESLLGMVSNPTEVFCSVPGRLSLLSSTSKYKVTVAEVQRRLSPPECLNASLLGGVLRRAKSKNGGRSLREKLDKIGLNLPAGRRKAANVTLLTSLVEGEAVHLARDFGYVCETEFPAKAIAEYLGRAHVERNEVNSRKNMLLAAKQICKEFTDLLTQDRSPLGNSRPAPIIEPGIQGCLTHFSLITHGFGSPAICAAMTSLQNYLNEALKQVDKMYLSSGSDTQGSSDSGSKSADKMDKHRK